The Pyrenophora tritici-repentis strain M4 chromosome 8, whole genome shotgun sequence genome contains a region encoding:
- a CDS encoding eukaryotic translation initiation factor 3 subunit D: MAPASLLDLVAALPDTQTWGPPVTDETMLEGVPFAPYSKADKLGRMADWTEGKDRERGGRQQYGNRNYRDQQVYGANQQTNPFAIQAAEEEATFSVVDNTRTSARGRGFGRGGGTVFRGRGGQRGGQAQRGGRGTFQRVGGRGGQQYDNQRGGRGGRGGRRFGWRDDKPQRNRDASVQVKPEWNVKEEIDFSRLSKLNLDTHEGEDIDSYGFLYYYDRSYDKQPGAKTSERRLNVLDRAAYNVTTSSDPIMQELADKDEATVFATDGVLSMLMCATKSVYSWDLVFTKRNNKVFIDKRDGSSLDMVTVNENAADAPLEISEGNKDSINSPGALMLEATHINNVFPLQVVSESETNKVNMPHEHPFYNEEVETDPPASKAYRYRRFDLSLEKDEEPLHLIVRTELDAVVKNNINGEDQYLTIKALNEFDNKAQGAGGALDWRTKLASQRGAVLATEMKNNSCKLARWTVQSILAKADTMKLGFVSRTNPKNNNDHVILGVLTNKPRDFAAQMALNLNNGWAIVRTIVDMVLRMEEGKYVLVKDPNKSLLRLYSVPMHTFEEEDVEEMQAPAEEDEE, encoded by the exons ATGGCACCAGCGTCATTATTGGACCTTGTGGCCGCGCTGCCCGATACCCAAACATGGGGACCGCCAGTCACGGACGAGACGATGCTCGAAGGCGTTCCCTTTGCGCCCTACTCAAAGGCGGATAAATTGGGTCGTATGGCCGACTGGACTGAGGGCAAGGACCGCGAGCGGGGAGGACGTCAGCAGTATGGGAACCGCAACTACAGGG ACCAACAAGTATACGGCGCGAACCAGCAGACCAACCCCTTCGCTATTCAGGCTGCCGAGGAGGAGGCTACCTTCTCCGTTGTAGACAACACCCGAACATCAGCCCGTGGCCGAGGATTTGGACGAGGAGGCGGCACGGTTTTCCGTGGACGAGGAGGACAGCGTGGTGGTCAGGCACAACGTGGAGGACGGGGTACCTTCCAGCGCGTTGGTGGACGTGGTGGACAGCAGTACGACAACCAGCGCGGTGGTCGCGGTGGCAGAGGAGGACGTCGCTTTGGCTGGAGAGATGACAAGCCTCAGCGCAACCGTGACGCTTCCGTCCAGGTCAAGCCCGAGTGGAACGTCAAGGAGGAGATTGACTTCTCGCGCCTCAGTAAGCTTAACCTGGATACCCACGAGGGTGAGGACATCGACAGCTACGGTTTCCTCTACTACTACGACCGCAGCTACGACAAGCAACCTGGTGCCAAGACCTCAGAGCGCAGACTCAATGTTCTCGACCGTGCTGCCTACAATGTCACCACCTCGAGCGATCCCATCATGCAGGAGCTTGCAGACAAAGACGAGGCCACTGTCTTTGCCACCGACGGTGTCCTTTCGATGCTCATGTGCGCCACAAAATCCGTCTACTCCTGGGACTTGGTCTTTACCAAGAGGAACAACAAGGTCTTCATTGACAAGCGCGACGGATCCAGTTTGGACATGGTCACTGTCAACGAGAACGCCGCCGATGCGCCACTTGAGATCTCTGAAGGAAACAAGGACTCGATCAACAGCCCGGGTGCTCTTATGCTCGAAGCCACTCACATCAACAACGTTTTCCCTCTCCAGGTTGTTTCCGAGTCAGAAACCAACAAGGTCAACATGCCCCACGAGCACCCATTTTACAACGAAGAAGTTGAGACCGACCCGCCCGCGTCCAAGGCTTACAGGTATCGCCGATTCGACCTGTCCCTGGAGAAGGATGAGGAGCCTCTGCATTTGATTGTCCGAACAGAGCTCGATGCCGTTGTCAAGAACAACATCAACGGCGAGGATCAATACCTGACCATCAAGGCACTGAACGAGTTCGACAACAAGGCCCAAGGTGCTGGCGGTGCTCTTGACTGGAGGACCAAGTTGGCCAGCCAAAGGGGTGCTGTTCTTGCTACCGAGATGAAGAACAACTCTTGCAAGCTTGCTCGATGGACTGTGCAGAGTATCTTGGCCAAGGCTGACACCATGAAGCTCGG TTTCGTATCCCGTACTAACCCCAAGAACAACAACGACCATGTCATTCTCGGTGTTCTAACCAACAAGCCCCGCGACTTTGCCGCCCAAATGGCACTCAACCTTAACAATGGATGGGCTATCGTCCGTACTATTGTCGACATGGTACTCCGCATGGAAGAGGGCAAGTATGTTCTTGTCAAGGACCCTAACAAGTCCCTTCTCCGCTTGTACTCGGTGCCTATGCATACTTTCGAGGAAGAGGATGTTGAGGAGATGCAAGCACCGGCcgaggaagatgaggagTAA
- a CDS encoding ectonucleotide pyrophosphatase-phosphodiesterase family member 1, with product MSSASQEKLHRVASSDAGDDERTLYEHTDDESHDGRPSGELSTRDREILDSEDEREELLTQKEGIKDILSRRGSSIKVGKWGKKKPKTRRKGEDAESSVLMYEMEEGMGASSQSLRSRRSSEGDEQRLLASALHQKARRKIFYQRIAIYILIIILFVVLLAAAYNLSTPKDVKDLAAMVSNGTSLFAPTTILISLDGFRADFLYRNLTPTLNQLIQEGISPKYMLPSFPSVTFPNHYTMATGMYPEAHGIVSNTFWDPKLQQEFYYTDPKRSLQPHWWGGEPLWVTAEKQKVRAAVHMWPGSEANILEQEIAYVDKYNGSEVLDRKVDRIMGLLDLPGSKDIGASALTPRPQLIAAYVPNVDGDGHKYGPNSTEIRDTITAVDTMMGGILEGLKQRNLTGIVNVVVVSDHGMATTDISRLIQLEDLIDPSELSHTDGWPLYGLRPKDPSSLQRLYKQVKDRTANNPNVEVYLRENMPERYHFSKNDRIAPLWIIPKTGWAIVTKDEFNIEAGKKDGEIYHPRGLHGYDHEHPLMRAIFVARGPAFPHTPGSMMKPFQNIELYNIICDSINLTPAPNNGTLRLPLRPTGLHNETQTAASDHTPEDPVPPYPSSSSAALPSSAELASMPSALGSLSSIAASASGMEDTSPTVDEVPVRPTPPTVRPTDAAVKEGGKNEEAGEDGPTGEMSLWEWLTHKADGIKDWVDQFVESHVPI from the exons ATGTCTTCAGCATCACAGGAAAAACTACATAGGGTCGCTAGTTCGGACGCGGGCGACGACGAGCGGACCCTCTACGAACACACCGATGATGAAAGTCACGACGGCAGGCCCTCAGGCGAACTTTCCACCCGCGATCGCGAGATCCTAGACTCGGAAGACGAGCGCGAAGAGCTTCTTACACAGAAAGAGGGCATAAAGGATATTTTGAGCCGCAGGGGCTCCTCCATCAAGGTTGGGAAATGGGGCAAGAAGAAGCCGAAGACGCGTAGGAAAGGCGAAGATGCAGAATCGAGTGTACTCATGTATGAAATGGAGGAGGGCATGGGCGCTTCTTCTCAAAGCTTACGTTCGAGGAGAAGTTCCGAGGGCGACGAGCAACGATTGCTTGCGAGCGCATTGCATCAGAAG GCGCGCCGGAAGATTTTCTATCAACGGATAGCCATATATATCCTTATAATCATTCTTTTTGTCGTCCTCCTCGCCGCCGCCTATAATCTCTCTACCCCGAAAGATGTCAAAGACCTGGCCGCCATGGTCTCGAATGGCACCTCCCTTTTCGCCCCTACAACCATTCTGATATCGCTCGACGGTTTCCGTGCCGATTTCCTGTATCGCAACCTTACGCCTACACTCAATCAACTGATACAAGAGGGTATTTCGCCCAAGTACATGCTTCCTAGCTTTCCGAGCGTAACCTTCCCTAATCATTACACCATGGCGACTGGCATGTATCCCGAGGCGCATGGGATAGTTTCGAACACGTTCTGGGACCCAAAACTACAGCAAGAGTTCTACTACACGGATCCTAAACGAAGTTTACAACCGCACTGGTGGGGAGGCGAGCCCCTGTGGGTAACGGCCGAGAAGCAAAAGGTCCGGGCAGCAGTGCACATGTGGCCCGGGTCGGAAGCGAACATCTTGGAACAAGAGATTGCATACGTTGACAAGTACAATGGCTCGGAAGTGCTTGATAGGAAGGTCGACCGCATCATGGGCTTACTCGATCTTCCCGGTTCCAAGGACATTGGCGCAAGCGCACTCACGCCTCGGCCCCAGCTCATCGCTGCATATGTCCCCAATGTAGATGGCGACGGCCACAAATACGGGCCCAACAGCACTGAGATTCGGGATACGATCACAGCCGTAGATACTATGATGGGCGGCATTTTGGAAGGATTGAAGCAGCGAAACCTCACCGGTATCGTTAACGTCGTTGTAGTGTCTGACCACGGCATGGCCACAACCGACATTTCGCGCCTCATCCAACTCGAAGACCTCATCGACCCCAGCGAACTCTCCCACACCGACGGCTGGCCTCTTTACGGTCTCCGGCCGAAAGACCCATCCTCGCTCCAACGCCTCTACAAGCAAGTCAAAGACCGCACCGCTAACAACCCCAATGTCGAAGTCTACCTCCGCGAGAACATGCCGGAACGATACCACTTCTCCAAGAATGACCGCATCGCCCCACTGTGGATCATACCGAAAACAGGCTGGGCCATTGTCACAAAAGATGAGTTCAACATTGAAGCCGGCAAGAAAGATGGCGAGATATACCATCCCCGTGGTCTACACGGCTACGACCACGAGCATCCTCTCATGCGAGCGATTTTCGTAGCTAGAGGTCCTGCGTTCCCACATACGCCTGGTAGCATGATGAAGCCTTTTC AAAATATCGAACTCTACAATATAATCTGCGACTCCATTAACCTCACCCCCGCCCCCAACAACGGTACCTTGCGTCTCCCCCTCCGCCCCACTGGTCTCCACAACGAGACCCAAACCGCAGCCTCGGACCACACGCCTGAAGATCCCGTCCCACCCTATCCGTCCTCCTCGTCCGCCGCCCTACCGTCCTCCGCGGAGCTGGCTTCCATGCCCTCGGCTCTCGGCTCGCTATCCAGCATCGCGGCGTCGGCGTCGGGCATGGAGGATACGTCACCGACGGTTGACGAGGTGCCTGTCAGACCAACGCCTCCCACTGTACGGCCTACAGATGCTGCAGTAAAGGAAGGGGGCAAGAATGAGGAAGCGGGAGAGGATGGGCCCACGGGAGAGATGAGTTTGTGGGAGTGGTTGACGCACAAGGCGGATGGGATTAAGGATTGGGTGGATCAGTTTGTCGAGAGTCATGTTCCTATTTAA
- a CDS encoding WrbA, Multimeric flavodoxin WrbA, translating to MAPKIAIVYYSMYGHIKQLADAELKGIQEAGGEAKLFQVKETLPEEVLAKMHAPAKAADVPVVEDPSILEEFDGILFGIPTRYGNFPAQFKTFWDMTGKQWQQGAFWGKYAGLFVSTGTLGGGQESTCIAAMSTLVHHGFIYVPLGYKTAFAQLANLDEVHGGSPWGAGTFSAGDGSRQPTPLELSIATAQGKAFYEAVAKAHQ from the exons ATGGCTCCCAAGATTGCCATTGTTTACTATTCCATGTATGGCCACATCAAGCAATTG GCCGATGCTGAGTTGAAGGGTATCCAGGAGGCTGGCGGTGAAGCCAAGCTCTTCCA AGTCAAGGAGACCCTCCCTGAGGAAGTGCTCGCTAAGATGCACGCGCCCGCCAAGGCCGCCGATGTCCCTGTCGTCGAAGACCCTTCCATCCTTGAGGAGTTCGATGGTATCCTCTTCGGTATCCCTACTAG GTATGGGAACTTTCCTGCCCAGTTCAAAACTTTTTGGGATATGACAGGCAAACAATGGCAACAGGGTGCTTTCTGGGGCAAATACGCTGGTCTTTTCGTCTCAACTGGTACCCTCGGTGGTGGACAGGAGAGCACCTGCATTGCTGCCATGAGCACGCTCGTGCACCACGGATTCATCTACGTGCCTCTAGGCTACAAGACCGCTTTCG CCCAACTCGCAAACCTCGACGAGGTCCACGGTGGCTCCCCCTGGGGCGCCGGTACCTTCTCCGCCGGCGACGGCTCGCGCCAGCCCACTCCCCTCGAGCTCAGCATTGCTACCGCTCAGGGCAAGGCCTTCTACGAGGCCGTAGCCAAGGCTCACCAGTGA
- a CDS encoding peptidase gives MLSSKFRLAALVVSLAVSTVAASNRSPQAPQTYVPGAYLVEFEDTDADRFPTTCDAFYKNLTSCSIAAHPRLDLNHELFKGASFKLGDGHDGEDTLNLIKSFSCVKQIWPVRLVSRPVADVSLGNGYTQSIPQRTHQKRGIQDSYLPHVIGGVDKLRAQNLTGKGIFIGVIDGGVDFMHPALGGGFGAGFKISAGEDLVGSAYDGKNTPVPGGKPMDCYGHGTHVSGIIGADPNPYGFTGVAPEATLGVWKIFGCVSPSTSSDMIMRGFNIAYEAGVDIISASFGTSSGWSEDEVSVVVQRISEKGVVVVVAAGNNGTIGLFDAQAPANSAGALAVASIDNYVQPLVWSNATYTTNGANSTNFGYIKSYPQNISFEHATFPLYALDYNRNVSDTACTPLADSTPDLGGYITLVQASTFIDRCTLDDQLINLGAKGAKRVFFHIRNSYTYFPVVNSTKVACGMVSEREGQHFLDLLQAGKQVNVTFTGAGYINSTVATNKTQISDFSSWGPTNELSIKPEVAAPGGNILSTWPLIKGGYATMSGTSMAAPYMAGTIALLMQAKGKKFATQSEIFNLLTTTADPLKWIARNSTFLAPVMQQGGGGLNAYKAAFTTTTVDARFIGLNDTAHFTSVHVINIKNTFKQAQTYTFDNLKAPTVYTFSNGSHYPTEYMPWHKIRPEFDQTSQASASIRFEPEILTVEAGSIGKLTMHFTPPKGLDASRLPLYNGYVAINGSWGDSLTVPYMGASANMIDQQLFDKELDYPYLARSTNVSQRINGSDLFPLPIDYKLRNENTSYPTIMCQFAMGSRVVSVDIASKAKNGTNIQLGNSTNDSDRILGPLPDMPQLNQWRGEAFNYTWNGTLADGQTPVPAGTYKLILRALKIFGNQDDDADYERWDSPYFNLKYY, from the exons ATGCTTTCATCCAAGTTCCGTCTTGCTGCATTGGTTGTTTCTCTTGCAGTCTCTACCGTTGCAGCTTCTAATCGCTCGCCTCAAGCCCCCCAGACTTACGTCCCAGGAGCCTACTTAGTAGAATTCGAGGATACAGATGCTGATAGATTTCCTACTACATGC GATGCATTTTACAAAAACCTTACAAGTTGCAGTATCGCTGCCCACCCGCGCCTCGATCTGAACCACGAGCTTTTCAAGGGTGCTTCCTTCAAACTTGGCGATGGACATGATGGAGAGGATACGCTGAATCTGATCAAATCATTCTCCTGTGTCAAGCAGATTTGGCCCGTCCGCCTGGTTTCCAGACCGGTTGCCGATGTTTCGCTCGGAAACGGATATACTCAATCAATTCCACAACGTACGCACCAGAAGCGTGGTATCCAAGATTCATATCTTCCGCATGTCATAGGAGGTGTAGACAAGCTTCGTGCTCAGAATCTGACCGGAAAGGGGATATTCATTGGTGTGATTGACGGCGGAGTCGACTTCATGCACCCTGCCCTCGGCGGAGGCTTTGGAGCTGGCTTCAAAATCAGCGCCGGTGAGGATCTCGTAGGTAGTGCCTACGACGGAAAAAACACACCCGTCCCTGGTGGCAAGCCT ATGGATTGTTATGGACACGGCACTCATGTTTCTGGCATTATTGGCGCCGATCCTAACCCGTACGGCTTCACTGGTGTGGCGCCCGAGGCCACTCTGGGCGTATGGAAAATCTTTGGATGCGTGTCCCCTTCAACTTCAAGTGATATGATAATGCGCGGATTCAACATTGCATATGAGGCAGGCGTAGATATAATCTCCGCTTCCTTCGGTACTTCGAGTGGGTGGTCTGAAG ACGAGGTGTCAGTGGTTGTCCAGCGCATCTCCGAGAAAGGAGTTGTAGTCGTCGTTGCCGCCGGTAACAACGGCACCATAGGACTCTTCGATGCTCAGGCTCCCGCCAATTCTGCTGGAGCGCTAGCAGTTGCTTCAATCGACAACTACGTTCAACCCCTAGTTTGGAGCAACGCCACATATACGACTAATGGCGCCAATTCCACCAATTTCGGATATATAAAATCTTATCCACAGAACATAAGCTTCGAACATGCAACTTTCCCCCTGTATGCACTCGATTACAACAGAAACGTGTCAGATACGGCCTGTACACCCCTCGCCGATTCAACCCCTGACCTCGGAGGATACATCACTCTGGTTCAGGCCTCAACATTTATAGATCGTTGCACCTTGGATGATCAACTGATAAATCTCGGTGCGAAAGGTGCAAAACGCGTCTTTTTCCACATTCGCAATTCCTACACTTATTTCCCAGTAGTAAATTCAACCAAGGTTGCATGCGGAATGGTATCGGAGAGAGAGGGCCAACATTTCCTTGATCTTCTCCAAGCAGGAAAACAGGTCAATGTCACCTTCACTGGTGCCGGGTATATCAACAGCACTGTTGCCACAAACAAGACGCAGATATCAGACTTCAGCTCTTGGGGGCCCACCAACGAGCTATCGATAAAGCCTGAAGTAGCAGCACCTGGTGGCAATATCCTTTCCACATGGCCACTGATCAAGGGCGGCTATGCAACGATGTCAGGAACTTCGATGGCCGCGCCTTACATGGCCGGCACTATTGCTCTGTTGATGCAGGCCAAAGGCAAGAAGTTTGCGACGCAGTCCGAGATCTTTAATCTCCTGACCACCACTGCTGACCCACTGAAATGGATTGCTCGCAACAGCACCTTTTTGGCACCAGTCATGCAGCAAGGCGGCGGAGGGCTGAATGCATACAAAGCTGCtttcaccaccaccacagTAGATGCTCGCTTCATTGGTTTGAATGACACTGCGCACTTTACGTCCGTTCATGTCATCAACATCAAGAACACATTCAAGCAAGCTCAGACATACACGTTCGACAATCTCAAAGCACCTACCGTATACACATTCAGCAACGGTTCCCACTATCCCACCGAATACATGCCTTGGCATAAAATACGGCCTGAATTCGATCAAACCAGTCAGGCCAGTGCATCCATTCGCTTTGAACCCGAAATCCTCACTGTCGAGGCTGGCTCGATCGGAAAACTCACCATGCACTTCACCCCACCTAAGGGCCTCGACGCGTCTCGACTGCCATTGTACAACGGCTACGTTGCTATCAACGGCTCATGGGGCGATTCACTCACCGTGCCTTATATGGGAGCCAGCGCCAACATGATTGACCAGCAGCTCTTCGACAAAGAGCTCGACTACCCCTACCTCGCCCGCAGCACAAACGTCAGCCAGAGAATCAACGGCAGCGACTTGTTCCCTCTTCCGATCGACTACAAGCTTCGCAACGAAAACACCAGCTATCCGACCATCATGTGCCAGTTCGCCATGGGCTCCCGCGTCGTTTCCGTAGACATTGCATCAAAGGCAAAGAACGGCACGAATATCCAGCTGGGTAACTCGACAAACGATTCCGATCGTATCCTAGGACCCTTGCCTGATATGCCTCAGTTGAATCAGTGGCGCGGTGAAGCTTTCAACTACACGTGGAACGGCACGCTGGCGGACGGCCAGACACCTGTACCGGCGGGCACGTACAAGCTCATCCTCAGGGCATTGAAGATCTTTGGCAACCAGGACGACGATGCGGACTATGAGAGGTGGGACTCACCTTACTTCAACCTCAAGTACTACTAG
- a CDS encoding APG6 domain containing protein, protein MANDKKSTGLACQKCRTPIDIDASIDQLNPAAFKLLTDSTVSSQQPPPKTSPNRQSRAPNPPERQKKYEDATKNARNPTFRRNIQGPPPSKQSNGPQNPAMSFIDVHMSESMIGSPPTTSAQGTDRKTQVEESQANGSDRARRKSIVAASGTPGGGSLADGLETTNRMFEILSARSDIDHPICVECTELLIDGLQKRLGVATRERDAYVDYLRRANTDVPSAEEVKAAEAALKAAKKAESTAITQLENLEAEKADLDAQLAALETEARILDLEESEFWKSRNAFNSTLTEFQNERDALATRYAHDAQILSQLQRRSVYNDTFNITHDNHFATINGLRLGRLPNPYVDWPEINAAWGQTCLLLATLAERLGYKFDGYELCPMGSTSTITRVETKGGVPGTESTRQQAQSTTSTSTAANSPQVLKHRLELYSSGDFPINFGFLHRKFDTAMVAFLECLRQLGDFVENTAPNNAAAGGSMGIGGPGIGGPGGVKMPYEIRKDRIHDQSIKLALNKDEGWTKACKYTLTCCKYLLAHANNVEISTQHPEVVIGNYSPTSFQRYRHRVTLPSSKNSMHINDFPYEVLSQILDEVTKANVRDGPTYTFGLQQAPLPLERAKLQRYVRGPVPPELLKWDATATLRSVCWKWHEWALEHSIKDVYIRRWKGGERWAELSNRRESYPLYELINRLTGTAVYRDPFASLKRTVSICNDYPQVASKIKRMWVHGFYTAETDRLVFESLRNCTNITSLSLPWTTIRHVSADAWRTVLTGTGKPLQSLELQCVDPTSQQAADKDNLVDLEPLQSVNFSQLRRLKIFGDTNFMPITNNDLFAIARTATQLEEFHLTCNSSITIDGVMAIVKASRKTLRVLEHSPRSQDGFWHPHPGSPSDSEHLCDTFRNCPKLQTLSISLPSVCSHLFSNEDAKFSGDLQVRALHLCEHEDGRSTQEATDALQKLLEQARRFIRLRAESAIPRELYIELFFAECIFEPGFQSVHGDFSLAQISSDGRWPQNVEFSGKGPYGSTGLYGKEEEAQFQRIEEAEFLAGVRRRLLSIRT, encoded by the exons ATGGCCAACGACAAGAAGTCAACAGGCCTAGCCTGTCAGAAATGCCGCACGCCCATAGATATCGATGCTTCTATCGATCAACTCAACCCGGCCGCCTTCAAGCTACTAACCG ACTCGACAGTCTCCAGCCAACAACCTCCGCCCAAAACCTCTCCTAACCGCCAGTCGCGCGCTCCAAACCCTCCGGAGCGCCAGAAGAAGTACGAAGATGCGACCAAAAACGCCAGAAACCCGACCTTCAGACGCAATATACAAGGCCCACCGCCATCGAAACAGTCAAATGGACCTCAAAATCCTGCAATGTCTTTTATAGATGTGCACATGTCCGAGTCCATGATAGGTTCACCTCCTACGACATCAGCGCAGGGCACAGATCGCAAAACACAAGTGGAAGAGTCACAAGCAAACGGGAGCGATAGAGCACGAAGAAAGAGCATCGTGGCAGCCTCAGGCACGCCCGGAGGCGGAAGCTTAGCCGACGGGCTCGAGACTACGAATCGCATGTTCGAGATACTATCCGCACGCTCCGACATCGACCATCCCATTTGTGTAGAATGTACCGAGCTCCTCATAGACGGCCTACAGAAGCGACTGGGCGTGGCGACCCGCGAGCGTGACGCATACGTCGACTACCTGCGCCGGGCCAATACGGACGTGCCGAGCGCCGAAGAAGTCAAAGCCGCCGAAGCCGCACTCAAGGCCGCGAAGAAGGCCGAAAGTACTGCGATCACCCAGCTCGAGAACCTGGAAGCGGAGAAGGCGGACCTAGATGCCCAGCTGGCTGCCTTGGAAACCGAGGCTCGTATACTAGATCTGGAGGAGAGCGAGTTCTGGAAGAGTCGGAATGCCTTCAACTCAACCTTGACCGAGTTCCAGAACGAGCGCGACGCTCTTGCCACGCGATATGCACATGATGCACAGATACTGAGCCAGCTACAGAGGAGAAGCGTATACAACGATACCTTCAATATCACACATGATAACCACTTTGCCACAATCAACGGTCTGCGTCTAGGCCGCTTACCCAACCCCTACGTCGACTGGCCCGAGATCAACGCAGCATGGGGCCAAACATGCCTCCTCCTGGCTACTCTGGCTGAGCGGTTGGGCTACAAGTTCGATGGCTACGAACTGTGCCCCATGGGATCGACATCCACCATAACACGTGTAGAAACAAAAGGCGGGGTACCGGGCACGGAATCGACACGTCAACAAGCACAATCTaccaccagcaccagcaccgCAGCAAACTCACCGCAAGTGTTAAAACACCGGCTAGAACTATATTCCTCGGGCGACTTCCCCATAAACTTTGGTTTCTTACATAGGAAGTTCGATACCGCCATGGTCGCTTTTCTGGAATGCCTCCGCCAACTCGGCGATTTTGTTGAGAACACGGCTCCCAACAACGCTGCTGCTGGAGGTAGCATGGGTATAGGGGGCCCTGGTATCGGCGGGCCCGGTGGGGTCAAGATGCCGTATGAGATACGCAAAGATCGTATTCATGATCAGAGTATCAAGCTTGCTTTGAATAAAGATGAGGGCTGGACAAAGGCGTGCAAGTATACCCTCACGTGCTGCAAGTACTTGCTTGCACATGCGAACAATGTTGAGA TCTCAACACAGCACCCCGAAGTAGTCATTGGCAACTACTCACCCACTAGCTTTCAAAGATACAGACATCGAGTCACCCTACCGTCATCGAAGAATTCAATGCACATCAACGACTTCCCGTACGAAGTTCTTTCCCAGATCCTCGACGAGGTTACCAAGGCCAATGTACGTGATGGCCCAACGTACACCTTTGGCCTCCAGCAAGCACCCCTCCCTCTAGAGAGGGCCAAGCTTCAACGCTATGTTAGAGGCCCGGTCCCGCCTGAGCTCCTCAAGTGGGACGCGACTGCCACTCTACGATCCGTGTGCTGGAAGTGGCACGAGTGGGCGCTGGAACACTCCATCAAGGACGTCTACATCCGACGATGGAAGGGTGGAGAG CGATGGGCAGAACTTTCCAACAGGCGAGAGAGCTACCCGCTCTACGAGCTCATTAACCGTTTGACTGGCACGGCCGTCTACCGCGACCCATTCGCCTCCCTCAAGCGCACTGTGAGCATCTGCAACGACTACCCACAGGTAGCTTCCAAGATCAAGCGCATGTGGGTCCACGGCTTCTACACCGCCGAAACTGATCGTCTTGTGTTTGAGTCGCTCAGGAACTGTACCAACATCACCTCCCTTTCCCTTCCATGGACCACCATCAGGCACGTGAGTGCCGATGCCTGGCGAACTGTCTTGACCGGTACTGGCAAGCCACTCCAGTCCTTGGAGCTCCAGTGTGTCGACCCCACATCGCAGCAAGCTGCAGACAAGGACAACCTCGTTGATCTCGAGCCTCTACAGTCTGTCAACTTCAGCCAGCTACGACGACTGAAGATCTTTGGCGACACAAACTTCATGCCTATCACCAACAACGACCTCTTCGCCATTGCCCGCACCGCCACCCAGCTTGAAGAGTTCCACTTGACCTGCAACTCCTCCATTACCATCGATGGCGTTATGGCTATCGTCAAGGCATCTCGCAAGACACTTCGCGTTCTCGAGCACAGCCCGCGGTCACAAGATGGCTTCTGGCACCCGCATCCTGGATCCCCAAGTGACAGTGAGCATCTTTGCGACACATTCCGCAACTGCCCCAAGCTGCAGACTTTGTCCATCTCGCTTCCGTCTGTCTGCTCGCACCTTTTTTCCAATGAGGATGCCAAATTCTCGGGCGATTTGCAGGTACGCGCCCTGCACTTGTGTGAACACGAGGATGGCCGCTCCACTCAAGAGGCGACCGATGCTCTACAAAAGCTGCTGGAACAAGCGCGGCGCTTCATTCGGTTGCGTGCCGAGAGCGCTATTCCCCGCGAACTTTACATTGAGCTCTTCTTTGCCGAGTGCATCTTCGAGCCTGGTTTCCAGTCCGTGCACGGTGACTTCTCCTTGGCGCAGATTTCATCCGACGGCCGCTGGCCACAGAATGTAGAGTTCAGCGGCAAGGGCCCGTATGGCAGCACCGGACTCTACGGaaaagaggaagaggcgcAGTTCCAGCGCATCGAGGAGGCCGAGTTCCTCGCCGGCGTCCGTCGCAGGCTCCTCTCCATTCGCACGTGA